The following are encoded together in the Streptomyces rapamycinicus NRRL 5491 genome:
- the hrpB gene encoding ATP-dependent helicase HrpB, whose translation MRAGLRRALTKPADARAEALDRLPVREAVPELLRALDDRGVAVLCAPPGTGKTTLVPLVLAGLVDGGPVRRVLVTEPRRIAARAAARRMAWLLGERPGGRVGFTVRGERQAGPGTVVEVVTTGVLLQRLQRDQELAGVDVVVLDECHERHLDADTAAAFLLDVRAALRPDLRLIAASATTDAEGWARLLGDGGEVGNGRDGGSGGQARGGGTDGGEGSGEPAPVVSAPGVSHPVEVVWAPPERPVRPPHGMRVDPALLDHFSAVVRRALRERQGDVLCFLPGVGEIARVAGKLGGLADAEVLQVHGRAPAAVQEAVLAGANGGRRRVVLATSVAESSLTVPGVRIVVDCGLAREPRMDHARGLSALTTVRASRAAARQRAGRAGREAPGVVYRCWPEAEDARLPRFPSPEIAGADLTAFALQTACWGDPDASGLALLDPPPAGAMAAARETLTAIGAVDAAGRATERGTRMARLGLHPRLARALIDGAKEVGARRAAEVVALLSEEPPREYGDDLAAAWRAARHGGDPYAARWRQEARRLEHALTAAGTSGPDGGRRGAGPARGDDAVAGLMAALAFPERVARRRGEHAYLMAAGTGAELGDGSRLGGAPWLAVAVADRPVASASARVRLAAVTDEDTARAAAAALASEGEEVRWADGDVLARRVARLGAIELVSRPLADPDPELVRQALLGGLRREGTGLLRWSAQATAVRQRMAFLHRELGGAWPDVSDEALLGRADDWLGTELARARGRADLGRVDAGQALARLMPWAKGEAARFEELAPERIEVPSGSRVRVDYGADRPVLAVKLQELFGWQEAPRIAGGRVPLLIHLLSPAGRPAAVTADLASFWKDGYRAVRAELRGRYPKHPWPEDPTAAEPTRRTNTRR comes from the coding sequence TCGCGGCGCGGGCCGCCGCGCGGCGGATGGCGTGGCTGCTGGGCGAGCGACCGGGCGGCAGGGTCGGCTTCACCGTGCGCGGGGAGCGGCAGGCCGGGCCCGGGACGGTGGTCGAGGTGGTCACGACCGGGGTGCTGTTGCAGCGGCTGCAACGCGATCAGGAGCTGGCCGGGGTCGATGTGGTCGTGCTCGACGAATGCCATGAGCGCCATCTGGACGCGGACACGGCCGCCGCCTTCCTGCTGGACGTCCGGGCCGCCCTGCGCCCCGATCTGCGGCTGATCGCCGCGTCGGCGACCACGGACGCGGAGGGCTGGGCACGGCTGCTCGGCGACGGCGGAGAGGTCGGCAACGGCCGGGACGGCGGCAGCGGCGGGCAGGCCAGGGGTGGCGGGACGGACGGCGGGGAGGGCTCTGGGGAGCCCGCGCCGGTCGTCTCCGCGCCGGGGGTCTCCCATCCGGTGGAGGTGGTGTGGGCGCCGCCCGAGCGTCCCGTAAGGCCGCCGCACGGAATGCGGGTGGACCCCGCCCTGCTGGACCATTTCTCGGCCGTGGTGCGGCGGGCGCTGCGCGAGCGGCAGGGCGATGTGCTGTGCTTCCTGCCGGGCGTCGGGGAGATCGCCCGGGTGGCCGGGAAGCTGGGCGGGCTCGCCGACGCGGAGGTCCTCCAGGTGCACGGGCGGGCGCCCGCCGCCGTCCAGGAGGCGGTGCTCGCCGGCGCGAACGGCGGGCGGCGGCGGGTGGTGCTGGCCACCTCGGTCGCCGAGTCGAGCCTGACCGTGCCGGGCGTACGGATCGTCGTGGACTGCGGGCTGGCACGTGAGCCCCGGATGGACCACGCGCGCGGGCTGAGCGCGCTGACGACCGTAAGGGCGTCACGGGCCGCCGCCCGGCAGCGCGCGGGCCGTGCGGGGCGCGAGGCGCCCGGAGTGGTCTACCGCTGCTGGCCGGAGGCGGAGGACGCCCGGCTGCCGCGTTTCCCGTCCCCGGAGATCGCCGGTGCGGACCTTACGGCCTTCGCCCTGCAGACGGCGTGCTGGGGCGATCCGGACGCCTCGGGGCTGGCCCTGCTCGATCCGCCGCCCGCCGGGGCGATGGCGGCCGCACGCGAGACGCTCACCGCGATCGGCGCCGTGGACGCCGCCGGACGGGCCACCGAACGCGGCACCCGGATGGCCCGCCTCGGCCTCCACCCACGCCTCGCACGGGCGCTCATCGACGGCGCGAAGGAGGTCGGCGCGCGCCGGGCGGCCGAGGTGGTGGCCCTGCTGAGCGAGGAGCCCCCGAGGGAGTACGGCGACGACCTCGCGGCCGCCTGGCGCGCGGCCCGCCACGGCGGCGACCCCTACGCCGCCCGCTGGCGCCAGGAGGCCCGGCGGCTCGAACACGCCCTGACCGCCGCGGGGACCTCGGGTCCGGACGGCGGGCGGCGCGGTGCCGGTCCGGCGCGCGGCGATGACGCCGTGGCGGGACTGATGGCCGCGCTGGCGTTCCCGGAGCGGGTGGCCCGGCGGCGCGGCGAGCATGCGTACCTCATGGCCGCAGGGACGGGCGCGGAGCTGGGCGACGGCTCACGGCTGGGCGGGGCGCCGTGGCTCGCGGTGGCCGTCGCCGACCGGCCGGTGGCCTCCGCGTCGGCGCGGGTGCGGCTCGCGGCGGTGACCGACGAGGACACCGCCCGGGCGGCGGCCGCGGCGCTGGCCTCGGAGGGCGAGGAGGTGCGCTGGGCCGACGGGGACGTCCTGGCGCGCCGGGTGGCCCGGCTCGGCGCGATCGAGCTGGTGTCCCGGCCGCTGGCCGACCCCGATCCGGAGCTGGTACGGCAGGCGCTGCTGGGCGGGCTGCGCCGCGAGGGCACGGGGCTGCTGCGCTGGTCGGCGCAGGCCACGGCGGTCCGGCAGCGGATGGCGTTCCTCCACCGTGAACTGGGCGGGGCCTGGCCGGACGTCTCCGACGAGGCGCTGCTGGGCCGCGCGGACGACTGGCTCGGGACGGAGCTGGCGCGGGCCCGCGGGCGCGCCGATCTGGGACGGGTGGACGCCGGGCAGGCGCTGGCCCGGCTGATGCCGTGGGCCAAGGGCGAGGCCGCGCGGTTCGAGGAGCTGGCGCCGGAGCGGATCGAGGTGCCAAGCGGCTCGCGGGTGCGGGTGGACTACGGCGCGGACCGGCCCGTGCTGGCGGTCAAGCTCCAGGAGCTGTTCGGCTGGCAGGAGGCGCCCCGGATCGCGGGCGGCCGGGTGCCGCTGCTGATCCACCTGCTGTCCCCGGCGGGACGCCCGGCCGCGGTCACCGCCGATCTGGCGTCCTTCTGGAAGGACGGCTATCGCGCGGTCCGCGCCGAACTGCGCGGCCGATACCCCAAGCACCCCTGGCCCGAGGACCCGACCGCGGCCGAACCAACCCGCCGCACCAACACCCGCCGCTGA